Genomic window (Helianthus annuus cultivar XRQ/B chromosome 3, HanXRQr2.0-SUNRISE, whole genome shotgun sequence):
ccaaaatggttagatatacgGACCATGGGGCAGAtacgttaaaaattcttattttgggctaatatagtaaaactgacataaccataggggccaaaaacgtaatttactcttttatggGGATAAGGTCTAATTTGGCCCTTTTGACGGTGGTGGTCTCATCACTAATTTCTTTAAATTATACTTGTTAAGATGTATGAATATACATAATCTTGAGCTattaaattattaatattaatattaatatttgtTAATAACACAACTAAAATGAACAGAAGATTTTATGATGGTGACATCTAATTAGGCCCCCTTTTAATATTTGTTAATAACACAACTAAAATGAACAGAAGATTTTATGATGGTGACATCTAATTAGGCCCCCTTTTGACAATGGTGACCTCATCACCAATTTCTTTAAATTATAGTTGTTAAGATGTATGAATGAATATACATAATCTTGAGCTAGAATACTAGTCATGAATTAGGTAATAAACTTGTCaaactattttattaaatttaCTTGGATATTAATCTAGAAGTTAAGCATATGCTATTGATTGGACTATACCCTTATCTCAACTGCTAGTACCAGAAAGCTACAAGAATTTGCTGTTACAAAATAGTCCAAATTTGACCACTAGTGCAACAAAAACATTTGAAGCACTAAAAATGGACATTTCAAAACACCAGGAACTAATCTCATTTCCAGAACATTTCTAACATCAAATCCAGCATTGAACCATTCTAATCCAACATATAACCAACCAACCTACTTTCATTCTCAGAACATTTCTAACATCTAATATACATTTCTGCTTACATCCTATAACTTCAGCCGTGGAGGAAAACAAAAACTTCTCATACAACAATTGATACAAACAAACGCAATCAAATCTCTTGTTTCATGCAGACATCAATCTCTTATCAATCTCCTCTTTCAGCAGCTTGTGGCTCATCTGCATTGCTTGTTGCCACATCAGCACTGTTGCAGTGAATCAGAAGTGGTACTGCTGATGAAATTTTGTAGTTTTCACCAACGTTATCATCGTTTGACCTGCAGTCAACCGAAGTAGCACGTATCACAGTCTCGGGTTCTTGCAATGAAGCAGACACCTCATCACAACTAGTCCCAGTTTCCGGCTTAGAAGACGGGTTTTCTTGATTTTTAGTTTCGGTGAGAGTAGGGTCCACATTCATCGCACTAGTAGATGGAGTAGTCTCTTTTCCACCGGAAATTCCAACTGCATCCTTGCCTACACCCGACACGCAGAtgttagttttgtttttttataaataactaGTGTTAGATATAAGAGTAAAATGcctttttcgtccctgaggtatagtcagttttgcgactttcgtccaaaggtttgttttccgcatctggattcaaaaggtttgaaatcttgccattttcatccggctcattaaccccatccatttttctccattaagttaGGGGTAATTCCGTCTTTTTTGTCAAAATGAagagcaattcggtctttttacatgtAGTGCAaaggaccgaattgccctttaagttggcaaaaaagacagaaatacctaTGACTTAACGGCgtaaaatggatggagttaacgagccggatgaaaatgataagatttcaaaccttttggatcgagatgcggaaaaacaaacctttggacaaagtcgcaaaactgaccaaacctcagggacgaaaatggcattctACTCCAGATataagttaaaaaaattaaagccAGTTTTTGCATGGAATGATTTAGAAGGTTTTATGCTATTATTAACTAGTGTCTTAAGATTTCGGCCATTATTAatagtgtgtgtttgtgtgtgtgtgtgagagagagagagagagagaacctgTCTGACTAGCGATAACAGAGTGCATGGCGGAAGTTGGAGGTGTAGATAAAGTTCCACCCTTCTTCATCTTTGACTGCAGTGAAGAAACGGTAACATGCTATTAATAAAAGTTTCTTACTGAAGAAGCAACAGTATAGCAACCGATAAAACAATGCCTTTGGACTTTAATTGCATACCTTTACAGTCTCTTCACAATGCTTTATAATCACTGCCACATTTGTAAAGCAGCGTCCATGCAACAGTGTGTAAGCCCACAACAGAAGCTTCTTTGCGGTATTCGTTTCAataatatcaactgcatgcacgTTTGACTGAAAATTTATTTCTGTGGACGGCTGACATGGCACTACATAGAGACGTACACAAGATGGTTGTAACGCACAAGTGGAATCCTTATAGAAATTGTAACAGGATCTAAGTAGCATAGTAGCATCTTCCAAATTCTCTTCTGAGTGTCGCTTAATCACAACATCCTTAATATTCGACAATAAAGAACCCCATTTAGTTTCTAGAGCTTTCAAATGGTTTGCATCTTCAAATGATGATTTCCATAATTCATCCGCATGTAGATCGATACAAAGTAGTTGGGTATTTACGGAACCACCGTCTATCGTTTGGGCTTCTGTTGAAAATCTGGAATTTAGTGGTGTTATTGAAGCCATACTAATCACAAGACTTCGGCACCAAGCCAGTGAAACGTACTTATGAACTTTAGCACAGTTGCTGTTTGACAACTTAGGGTTTTTTAACCGTTTTCTCATCTTCTCGTTTATTCCCTCTAGTGCTTCGAACCTACCGTTGGTCTCAAGTATTTGCATATACTTGAAAAGATACCTGCACAAGCAATAAGACGCGTATCATGTACAAGTGTCGATAATAAGAAATCAAAGATTCTATAAATTACATAAATAGAGTTATTTAAGGGTAACATACCCAAATAAGCTGCTTTCGGATAATTCTGGGCACTTGATTTCAGGCAAACTGCAAATATCTGACCATAAATTCATCTGCTCGATGTACAAAGAGAACATTTTCTCCAGAAGATGCTCTAAAGCGTTGCTATCGGTGTTTGTGCCAGTCTTGATTTGATTAATGGAGGATACCAACGCTTTGATGTACCTACCAAGAGCTATAGGAACAAGATCTTCAAGGCATAATGAGAACTGCATTTATAGATAATCCAATGCAAATGGTTTCAGTAAGAATAAGAATAATAGATTTTAAAGAAAATGCTTCATCTTAGTAAAATACTGCAAAAAACATACCCGTTTATCTGCTCGAATAGAAATGTAAGCTCGTTCAAGGGTTGATATATCCCCACTCTCTTCCAAAAGCTTCAGGTAGAACAAAATATACTTCCGAATGCAAGTTATAAATTTACGAGAACTTTCTGCCAAATTAACTTCAAGAACTCTCTTATTCCCACCCGTGCCAGGTGTTTTTCGCCTGAAACCCAAAAAATGAAATTAAATACATAcaacatatgtatgtataatataGCTGTTGACTTTTAACAGCATTTGAGATGCAATTAAAAGTTAGGTATTCTTACCTTCCTTTTTTCTCCATACTATCAATTTCCCACATGTTGATTGTAAAAGAAGAACGGGATGACTTGAAGCAAAAAGAAAGTTCATCTTTCGCCTTTTCTATATCTCCGCTTTCACCTTTGTTGTATAGCCCTTGAGCAAGCATATATCTAGCTTTGTGAAAATGTTTGAGGTCCCCTTCAACACATATTTGCAAAGCAGAAAGGCAATCGTTGTAAAGCATGTGCCACATTTCTCCTGAATCCAATGTATCAGTATCGGTTTTATCAAGAATATTCATAACCGTCTCCTTCGTTGTTTGGCTAAAAGAATGCAACGCAGCAATCTGAAAAACAAAGAATAATCCCTAACTGTATGATTAAAAAACAGGcgtaggcctgtaaatgaaccgaacgttcatgaactgttcggcgggaagttcgcttatgttcgtttatttaaataaacgaacgaacatgaacacatgcTTTGTCCGTTCATATATGTTCATGAACGTCCGTTTATGTTCACTCGTTTATTTTCGTTTATCtacgttcgtttatgtttgtttaaaTTTCAATAAATACATAAGGAGTTGTATCCATAAAAATATAAACATTAAACGGGATTTCTAACTACTCATATAAAAACAAGTAACTAGTAATTGGGCTTTCTAGTAATACATAATGGGCATTTGAATTGAAGTAATCGTAATTAATcaataatttatataaaaattattttcGTTTATGTTTGGTCAATTATGTTCATTTGTTTTCGTATGTTTATTATATTATGTTGGTAAAAGTTTGTTTTTTATGTTCATTACTTCATTTACGTTCGTGAACTGTTTgtttaggttttaaacgaacgaacataaacgaacacgaacatgctcaTTTTCTTAATGCACATACATGAACAAAAAATGTGTTCGGTTATAcatttgtgttcgtgttcgtgtttgagtTCAGTTAAAGTTGAATGAATGAACACGTCACACCCacgttcgtgttcgtttggttcaTTTACAAGCCTAAACAAGTGTAAGAAATGATGGAAATGGAATAAAACCTTCAACGCTTCCTTATCATTTTTGCCACATGACCGAAGTAACTTCAAACGTGAAGCGTGCATTCTATAGAACGGATCTACAGCTGACGGATTCAAAGCAATAGCTTTTTCATAATACGCAAATGATGTCTTGCGTGAGTATTTTAGCTTTTCGCTAAGTTTCCCCAAGTAATAGACGTAAGACCAATCTTCCCTGCTAACAAAAAGAAAACGTAAATATTGTAACTCAGATATCAGAGTTGAAAAGAGGTAACTGAAAATAGCAATACTTCTGAGCAAAAGCCTTCTCAAAATGCTTCATAGAATTCTGACAAAATATTGTCCATTCAGCATCTTTTACGGGTAAATTCAATCTCTGATCATATATCGGCACCACGTTCTGAACACCGTCATAATACACCAGCGCCAATAAATCATGGATCTCCCCCTGAAATCGTTTAAACCTCAAATCATGATTACTTCAGTTTCAAAAGATCATATGTTTATAATgtagtaaaatgtcattttcgtccctgaggtttggccagttttgtgacttccgtccaaaggtttgtttttccgcatctggatccaaaaggtttaaaatcttgccattttcatccagctcctTAATTACATTCATTTTACTCTGTTAAGTCAAGGATATTTCCGTCTtctttgttaacttaaagggcaattcatttttttcactttatgtaaaaagaccgaatacccctaaaaaagaccaaattgccctttaagttaactaAAAAACCtctgacttaatggagaaaattggatggagttaacgagccggatgaaaatggcaagatttcaaaccttttggatccggatgcggaaaaaaaaacctttggacgaaaatcgcaaaactaaccaaacctcagggacgaaaatggcaatttactcttttgaaATCATAAAAGTCAACCTGCTGGATTGCCGTTTTCGCCAAGGCCAAAGTCATTAACAAACACCGCCTACTCCTCCTTCGACTTGTATCGACTCTCCGAGCAAAAGTTTCATTCTTTCTCCAGCCTGTGACGTTTATCTGCTTACTGCCATCATTCAGCAACAAGTCCACTTCCTGCAAAATAAAACTTTAAAAATTTACAAATTTTATTTGCCAGATATGTTATATGATCAAGTAATAACTTTACCTCATCATAAATGGTGGCGAGGCTTTGCCAACTCTCGAAACGCGAAGGGTTGAACAGTAAATCGTATTTAAAAAGTTTCGCCGTTTGTTGTACAAACTCTTCGCCTTCTTTAGTGAGCACAAATCCAGCCCATTTATCAGTCGCACTCATTTCCTCTGATTGCGCAAGCAGATAATACAAGTTGCGATATACATCCATATACGGTTCACTATAATACCAGGACTTTAGTATAGCATgatattaatatataataaactaTTATGATAAAGCTGTGAATTTGTATAGAATCATGTACCTTTCTATAGTTGTTGGCTGCGGTTTGAGAACTGAACTATCTTGATATATAAATTTCATTATGACGTCCCGAAATCCATCGGATCCAGCCTCTTCCGACAGTTTATTTTCACATAACGTTGGGTCATCCAAGAATTTTTCTATTGGATTTCCATCCAACATATAATCAGGTGGTTGAGGAAAATGTTTGCGTATCGCTCTTAGTACTCTTCGTAGTTTAACCAATCCAGTTCTCTGAAAATATTAATATTGTGTAAAAAAGATTCTATATAAAACGTAAGAAATAAGAACTGAATCAACTGATTATGATTTATGAAAAGCTTACAGAAGAAGCCTTAGCGTATGGAAGAATATACTGGAAAACGTCTGCACATTGTTCTTTTGTTTGATAATCTCCGTGGCTTGTATTTTTATGCACGGATAGATCGTCTTCGTACGATGAATCAGATCTAAGATGCAAACCatacaaacaaaaaaaacattGATCTAAAGCGGTGTCGATTTCAATCTCAAGATCTTCTTTTTCCTCTTCGGTTAACTGTTTTCCGGATTCCAGAAATAGATTGCTTGCTTCTTCGTTTGTATCACCTTCTTGGGAAACTTGGTCATCACATTGAGTGTTGACCGAGGTTGACTTAAGCTTCATGTCTAAGTATAAAAGATGCTTTATTGCGAGTTTAAGAAACGTTCCTTCTTCTTCTCCGTTGGCACTTGCACAACAGATGCCATACTCAGCAAGCATATCATGGATTGCAATTATTAATTCAACCTGAAAAAAAAATgtcaaaataagaaaataaaaagagTGAATTGACTTCATCTGGAGTAAGATATGTGCCGCATACTTGAGTTTTCACGGGAACATTCGGATTCAGATGTTGAAGTCGGAAAAATACAATTGCAGCATCTACAAAACAGCCTTTTTCGTGTCTTTCTTTATCGTCTAGATCACCGACTCCTAACGATTTCTTAGAAAAACATATGCTTGTTATATGGCACATAACTGCTAGCAGCAAAGATTGAATATCACCAATGATTTTCATAGGAACAATAGAACCATTCTGTGAACAAACACCAAAGGTACATAaaaaccatagttattaaaggcgctaggcgcactcaaggcgcataggcctcgcctggggcctaggctCAAGGCGCAAAAAAAAGCGAGAGCCTAAGAAAATAAAAGCGcacaatgaaaaaaaataaaatttattatatattagaaaaataataatattctACAAATAGAATAAACAAAACctattatataacatttaatatcaTCTATTTAGTATCAAAAGTTCTAACATATTAATGTATTAGGGTAGAAAAGTGATTTTCCTTGGATAAAAGTATAAATTTTCCTGGAATCTTGCCGGATTTTAGAGAATTTTGTTGGAAACTCTTAAGGAATCTAGGAATCGCGTCGGAACCTATGTGTGAATCATCActtggagaattaaagcgcaattgccttGCCTCGCCTCGCCtaaaaaatgggcctaggcgcaagaggcgatggcttttaacaactatgataAAAAGGTTTACGGATCTTtacaaaagaaaaaagaaagcAAACAATTTGAATCCCTTTGCAGATCTTTCTTAAACAAAAGAGTTCATTAATAAActtaataaattattttaaatttttaacACTTGAAAACATTCAACTTACGATACTTCCACAAGGACTGGTGGAGTTCTTCAGCTCGAGGATACATTGGGATATTGCCTTAATTTCTTCACAAAGAACGGGATGCAACCCTGTGGTTAATGTTTCATTTGATTCAGTCTCAGAAGCGGGTGCCATATTAGACGATTTGTGAGACAGAAAACGCTCTTCCACTCCGGTCGCAGCCATGAGACGTCTAAGTTTCCGCTTGTGGCATCTTAAGTAAATATTTGGATCTACCATTTCGGATTTTTCACATGCTTTGATTATAACGTTTAGCGCAGATAACTCAGTTGAAGTAAGTCCTTCACCGTCTTTATTGAGAACCGATGGAACAGAAACATTACTATCATCTTTCGTACAAAACAGAAGAGGATAAAGCAAGCTAATGCACTCTGAATGCATGTCTTTTTCAATCATGTCGTTTACCGCATTTTTCATCAAAAACTCAACCTCTAATAGGTTAACCTCATGCAGAACCGAATCAACAGTCAACTCCTTTGATACCTTCAAATGCGGGAGACTAATAGAGCCAAGAGCATTCGCTTCCTTTCCACAGGATGTAAATAACGCCAATAAAACACCGAACTCTTTCCGGGCTTTTTCCTTATTACCATTGAAAAGCGAAAACTTTCCACTTAGCCAGAAGAAACGGGCCCAAAAGGCCCGTTTACTGTCCAACAGAGAACCTATAGAAGAGCCGTCAGTTGGGTACTCCAAAGCTACAGATTCTATGACTTTACAAAGATGATAAGACGCCATTGTCATAAAATCAGTTGATGTGTGTGACGATTGTATCCCAAAGTCATGAGACAGCTCAGCAAGAAAAAGACTGCACTCAGGGGTCCGGCTCTCACCCGAATTCCTCGTAAATTTTTCCAACTCAAAAAACTTTGCAAAGGCGTCCCGGTATGAAATTCCTCTACATGCGATTTCCTCTAAGAGCAAGTGGCCAATATGATACGCACCGTGATTATTTGACGTTTCACCGACAAACCTAGCAACATCGGTTGACTCGTTATTTTGGGTACTGGTCATAACCTCGGAGCATTCTGTAACTTCTGATTCAACCGTGATAAACGGTTCCAGAAAATTAGGAACAAGTTTGACTAGATCCTTAGGGGTCGTAAGATCGGTTTCTTCCTTATCGGGTTTCTTACTTCTAAGTCGACTGCTTCGTCTTTCTTGGTGCGGTTCATACGAAATGGTCTCTGTGTTGGTACGCTCAGCAGCCTCGGTCTCCATATCATTATTTAATTTTTGTTTATCTGAACTAGGAGGCAGATGTATGATCAATCTAGCATCTGCAGATCGGTGCGCTTGATGAGATTCCTTTTTAGGGTCATTTTCATTCAATGGAATCAAGATCCCTAATAGCTCACCAGCTAGTGCTGTCCAAGAAGCTTCTGGAAGATTTAACGTTATATCCTGGTTTAACCTTTTGGTACTACTGCCATTTAGGTCATCATTTGTTGCTTTCCTTTTGTCTAGAAATTTGAGTCGAACGTGATGTGGTTCCAGTTTGTCTATACCTCTTGGAGCAAAAGGAGTTGGTTCAGATTCTTCGATTACATGTTTGACGCGTAACGCACGAGAATGTGAAGGCCAATGCCTTAGAATTAACTCGGAAACCGAAAGACATGCAACCTCATCACCAATAGCAATAAGAACTTCCAGCAGTTTCTCCATGCAATTCCCTACATGCATCAACATTAAGTGCATTAAACATAAGTCTTACACATAATACATGTAAA
Coding sequences:
- the LOC110929795 gene encoding calcineurin-binding protein 1 isoform X2, whose product is MFSIAAINDTDSKDQWEPLAPTKEAQEFRLSQIYQEGLLKLQAKEYEKARELLESVLKDDLLPNGQVDDGGSDGHLLQLRFLTLKNLATVFLQQGPAHYESALQCYLQAVEIDSKDSVVWNQLGTLSCSMGLLSISRWAFEQGLLCSPNNWNCMEKLLEVLIAIGDEVACLSVSELILRHWPSHSRALRVKHVIEESEPTPFAPRGIDKLEPHHVRLKFLDKRKATNDDLNGSSTKRLNQDITLNLPEASWTALAGELLGILIPLNENDPKKESHQAHRSADARLIIHLPPSSDKQKLNNDMETEAAERTNTETISYEPHQERRSSRLRSKKPDKEETDLTTPKDLVKLVPNFLEPFITVESEVTECSEVMTSTQNNESTDVARFVGETSNNHGAYHIGHLLLEEIACRGISYRDAFAKFFELEKFTRNSGESRTPECSLFLAELSHDFGIQSSHTSTDFMTMASYHLCKVIESVALEYPTDGSSIGSLLDSKRAFWARFFWLSGKFSLFNGNKEKARKEFGVLLALFTSCGKEANALGSISLPHLKVSKELTVDSVLHEVNLLEVEFLMKNAVNDMIEKDMHSECISLLYPLLFCTKDDSNVSVPSVLNKDGEGLTSTELSALNVIIKACEKSEMVDPNIYLRCHKRKLRRLMAATGVEERFLSHKSSNMAPASETESNETLTTGLHPVLCEEIKAISQCILELKNSTSPCGSINGSIVPMKIIGDIQSLLLAVMCHITSICFSKKSLGVGDLDDKERHEKGCFVDAAIVFFRLQHLNPNVPVKTQVELIIAIHDMLAEYGICCASANGEEEGTFLKLAIKHLLYLDMKLKSTSVNTQCDDQVSQEGDTNEEASNLFLESGKQLTEEEKEDLEIEIDTALDQCFFCLYGLHLRSDSSYEDDLSVHKNTSHGDYQTKEQCADVFQYILPYAKASSRTGLVKLRRVLRAIRKHFPQPPDYMLDGNPIEKFLDDPTLCENKLSEEAGSDGFRDVIMKFIYQDSSVLKPQPTTIESEPYMDVYRNLYYLLAQSEEMSATDKWAGFVLTKEGEEFVQQTAKLFKYDLLFNPSRFESWQSLATIYDEEVDLLLNDGSKQINVTGWRKNETFARRVDTSRRRSRRCLLMTLALAKTAIQQGEIHDLLALVYYDGVQNVVPIYDQRLNLPVKDAEWTIFCQNSMKHFEKAFAQKEDWSYVYYLGKLSEKLKYSRKTSFAYYEKAIALNPSAVDPFYRMHASRLKLLRSCGKNDKEALKIAALHSFSQTTKETVMNILDKTDTDTLDSGEMWHMLYNDCLSALQICVEGDLKHFHKARYMLAQGLYNKGESGDIEKAKDELSFCFKSSRSSFTINMWEIDSMEKKGRRKTPGTGGNKRVLEVNLAESSRKFITCIRKYILFYLKLLEESGDISTLERAYISIRADKRFSLCLEDLVPIALGRYIKALVSSINQIKTGTNTDSNALEHLLEKMFSLYIEQMNLWSDICSLPEIKCPELSESSLFGYLFKYMQILETNGRFEALEGINEKMRKRLKNPKLSNSNCAKVHKYVSLAWCRSLVISMASITPLNSRFSTEAQTIDGGSVNTQLLCIDLHADELWKSSFEDANHLKALETKWGSLLSNIKDVVIKRHSEENLEDATMLLRSCYNFYKDSTCALQPSCVRLYVVPCQPSTEINFQSNVHAVDIIETNTAKKLLLWAYTLLHGRCFTNVAVIIKHCEETVKSKMKKGGTLSTPPTSAMHSVIASQTGVGKDAVGISGGKETTPSTSAMNVDPTLTETKNQENPSSKPETGTSCDEVSASLQEPETVIRATSVDCRSNDDNVGENYKISSAVPLLIHCNSADVATSNADEPQAAERGD
- the LOC110929795 gene encoding calcineurin-binding protein 1 isoform X3 — encoded protein: MFSIAAINDTDSKDQWEPLAPTKEAQEFRLSQIYQEGLLKLQAKEYEKARELLESVLKDDLLPNGQVDDGGSDGHLLQLRFLTLKNLATVFLQQGPAHYESALQCYLQAVEIDSKDSVVWNQLGTLSCSMGLLSISRWAFEQGLLCSPNNWNCMEKLLEVLIAIGDEVACLSVSELILRHWPSHSRALRVKHVIEESEPTPFAPRGIDKLEPHHVRLKFLDKRKATNDDLNGSSTKRLNQDITLNLPEASWTALAGELLGILIPLNENDPKKESHQAHRSADARLIIHLPPSSDKQKLNNDMETEAAERTNTETISYEPHQERRSSRLRSKKPDKEETDLTTPKDLVKLVPNFLEPFITVESEVTECSEVMTSTQNNESTDVARFVGETSNNHGAYHIGHLLLEEIACRGISYRDAFAKFFELEKFTRNSGESRTPECSLFLAELSHDFGIQSSHTSTDFMTMASYHLCKVIESVALEYPTDGSSIGSLLDSKRAFWARFFWLSGKFSLFNGNKEKARKEFGVLLALFTSCGKEANALGSISLPHLKVSKELTVDSVLHEVNLLEVEFLMKNAVNDMIEKDMHSECISLLYPLLFCTKDDSNVSVPSVLNKDGEGLTSTELSALNVIIKACEKSEMVDPNIYLRCHKRKLRRLMAATGVEERFLSHKSSNMAPASETESNETLTTGLHPVLCEEIKAISQCILELKNSTSPCGSINGSIVPMKIIGDIQSLLLAVMCHITSICFSKKSLGVGDLDDKERHEKGCFVDAAIVFFRLQHLNPNVPVKTQVELIIAIHDMLAEYGICCASANGEEEGTFLKLAIKHLLYLDMKLKSTSVNTQCDDQVSQEGDTNEEASNLFLESGKQLTEEEKEDLEIEIDTALDQCFFCLYGLHLRSDSSYEDDLSVHKNTSHGDYQTKEQCADVFQYILPYAKASSRTGLVKLRRVLRAIRKHFPQPPDYMLDGNPIEKFLDDPTLCENKLSEEAGSDGFRDVIMKFIYQDSSVLKPQPTTIESEPYMDVYRNLYYLLAQSEEMSATDKWAGFVLTKEGEEFVQQTAKLFKYDLLFNPSRFESWQSLATIYDEEVDLLLNDGSKQINVTGWRKNETFARRVDTSRRRSRRCLLMTLALAKTAIQQGEIHDLLALVYYDGVQNVVPIYDQRLNLPVKDAEWTIFCQNSMKHFEKAFAQKEDWSYVYYLGKLSEKLKYSRKTSFAYYEKAIALNPSAVDPFYRMHASRLKLLRSCGKNDKEALKIAALHSFSQTTKETVMNILDKTDTDTLDSGEMWHMLYNDCLSALQICVEGDLKHFHKARYMLAQGLYNKGESGDIEKAKDELSFCFKSSRSSFTINMWEIDSMEKKGRRKTPGTGGNKRVLEVNLAESSRKFITCIRKYILFYLKLLEESGDISTLERAYISIRADKRFSLCLEDLVPIALGRYIKALVSSINQIKTGTNTDSNALEHLLEKMFSLYIEQMNLWSDICSLPEIKCPELSESSLFGYLFKYMQILETNGRFEALEGINEKMRKRLKNPKLSNSNCAKVHKYVSLAWCRSLVISMASITPLNSRFSTEAQTIDGGSVNTQLLCIDLHADELWKSSFEDANHLKALETKWGSLLSNIKDVVIKRHSEENLEDATMLLRSCYNFYKDSTCALQPSCVRLYVVPCQPSTEINFQSNVHAVDIIETNTAKKLLLWAYTLLHGRCFTNVAVIIKHCEETVKSKMKKGGTLSTPPTSAMHSVIASQTGKDAVGISGGKETTPSTSAMNVDPTLTETKNQENPSSKPETGTSCDEVSASLQEPETVIRATSVDCRSNDDNVGENYKISSAVPLLIHCNSADVATSNADEPQAAERGD
- the LOC110929795 gene encoding calcineurin-binding protein 1 isoform X1 — translated: MFSIAAINDTDSKDQWEPLAPTKEAQEFRLSQIYQEGLLKLQAKEYEKARELLESVLKDDLLPNGQVDDGGSDGHLLQLRFLTLKNLATVFLQQGPAHYESALQCYLQAVEIDSKDSVVWNQLGTLSCSMGLLSISRWAFEQGLLCSPNNWNCMEKLLEVLIAIGDEVACLSVSELILRHWPSHSRALRVKHVIEESEPTPFAPRGIDKLEPHHVRLKFLDKRKATNDDLNGSSTKRLNQDITLNLPEASWTALAGELLGILIPLNENDPKKESHQAHRSADARLIIHLPPSSDKQKLNNDMETEAAERTNTETISYEPHQERRSSRLRSKKPDKEETDLTTPKDLVKLVPNFLEPFITVESEVTECSEVMTSTQNNESTDVARFVGETSNNHGAYHIGHLLLEEIACRGISYRDAFAKFFELEKFTRNSGESRTPECSLFLAELSHDFGIQSSHTSTDFMTMASYHLCKVIESVALEYPTDGSSIGSLLDSKRAFWARFFWLSGKFSLFNGNKEKARKEFGVLLALFTSCGKEANALGSISLPHLKVSKELTVDSVLHEVNLLEVEFLMKNAVNDMIEKDMHSECISLLYPLLFCTKDDSNVSVPSVLNKDGEGLTSTELSALNVIIKACEKSEMVDPNIYLRCHKRKLRRLMAATGVEERFLSHKSSNMAPASETESNETLTTGLHPVLCEEIKAISQCILELKNSTSPCGSINGSIVPMKIIGDIQSLLLAVMCHITSICFSKKSLGVGDLDDKERHEKGCFVDAAIVFFRLQHLNPNVPVKTQVELIIAIHDMLAEYGICCASANGEEEGTFLKLAIKHLLYLDMKLKSTSVNTQCDDQVSQEGDTNEEASNLFLESGKQLTEEEKEDLEIEIDTALDQCFFCLYGLHLRSDSSYEDDLSVHKNTSHGDYQTKEQCADVFQYILPYAKASSRTGLVKLRRVLRAIRKHFPQPPDYMLDGNPIEKFLDDPTLCENKLSEEAGSDGFRDVIMKFIYQDSSVLKPQPTTIESEPYMDVYRNLYYLLAQSEEMSATDKWAGFVLTKEGEEFVQQTAKLFKYDLLFNPSRFESWQSLATIYDEEVDLLLNDGSKQINVTGWRKNETFARRVDTSRRRSRRCLLMTLALAKTAIQQGEIHDLLALVYYDGVQNVVPIYDQRLNLPVKDAEWTIFCQNSMKHFEKAFAQNREDWSYVYYLGKLSEKLKYSRKTSFAYYEKAIALNPSAVDPFYRMHASRLKLLRSCGKNDKEALKIAALHSFSQTTKETVMNILDKTDTDTLDSGEMWHMLYNDCLSALQICVEGDLKHFHKARYMLAQGLYNKGESGDIEKAKDELSFCFKSSRSSFTINMWEIDSMEKKGRRKTPGTGGNKRVLEVNLAESSRKFITCIRKYILFYLKLLEESGDISTLERAYISIRADKRFSLCLEDLVPIALGRYIKALVSSINQIKTGTNTDSNALEHLLEKMFSLYIEQMNLWSDICSLPEIKCPELSESSLFGYLFKYMQILETNGRFEALEGINEKMRKRLKNPKLSNSNCAKVHKYVSLAWCRSLVISMASITPLNSRFSTEAQTIDGGSVNTQLLCIDLHADELWKSSFEDANHLKALETKWGSLLSNIKDVVIKRHSEENLEDATMLLRSCYNFYKDSTCALQPSCVRLYVVPCQPSTEINFQSNVHAVDIIETNTAKKLLLWAYTLLHGRCFTNVAVIIKHCEETVKSKMKKGGTLSTPPTSAMHSVIASQTGVGKDAVGISGGKETTPSTSAMNVDPTLTETKNQENPSSKPETGTSCDEVSASLQEPETVIRATSVDCRSNDDNVGENYKISSAVPLLIHCNSADVATSNADEPQAAERGD